In Nostoc sp. UHCC 0926, a single genomic region encodes these proteins:
- a CDS encoding PP2C family protein-serine/threonine phosphatase — protein sequence MFQILIIDDDYSIKILLKRMLQKQGYEVVTASSGEEGIEKALAYRPALIICDWIMPGLTGLEVCHRIKADPKFYTTFFILLTSLDSVADCVKGLDAGADDFISKPIEHNELQARVRAGLRLHQLSRDLQAQKLLLESEMSEAAEYVRSLLPLSMTEPFNINFRFIPSRQLGGDCFDYYWLDADYLAIYLLDTAGHGLKATLPSVSVLNLLRSRALKSLNYHQPSDVLKALNDTFQMNYQNDKYFTIWYGVYNRINRQLIYASAGHPPAVLVTGTSPRKSEVKLLKTPGMPVGMFPEAKYVDGFCNIEKFSTLYIFSDGAYEINKSDGILWSLDAFIQLLVSLQDPVDCQLERILSYLIALNSKDAFDDDLSILQMKFD from the coding sequence ATGTTTCAAATACTAATAATTGATGACGACTATTCAATAAAAATACTCCTGAAAAGGATGTTGCAAAAACAGGGTTATGAAGTAGTTACTGCCAGTAGCGGCGAGGAAGGAATAGAAAAGGCACTAGCTTATCGTCCAGCACTAATTATTTGTGATTGGATCATGCCAGGGTTGACTGGACTGGAAGTTTGCCACCGCATTAAGGCAGACCCCAAATTTTATACTACATTCTTTATTTTATTAACATCCTTAGATTCCGTTGCCGATTGCGTCAAAGGTCTAGATGCTGGTGCTGATGATTTTATCTCCAAACCTATTGAGCACAATGAATTACAAGCACGGGTAAGAGCGGGATTACGCCTGCATCAGTTGAGTAGAGATTTGCAGGCTCAAAAGTTACTTTTAGAATCAGAAATGTCAGAAGCCGCAGAATATGTGCGATCGCTACTGCCTCTTTCCATGACCGAACCCTTCAATATAAATTTCCGATTCATTCCTTCGCGGCAACTCGGCGGTGACTGCTTCGATTACTATTGGCTCGATGCTGATTATTTGGCAATCTACTTACTCGATACTGCCGGACATGGACTCAAAGCTACTCTTCCCTCTGTTTCAGTCCTAAATCTGCTGCGTTCCCGTGCGCTCAAAAGTCTGAATTACCATCAACCTAGTGATGTATTAAAGGCTTTGAATGATACCTTTCAGATGAATTATCAAAATGACAAATACTTTACGATTTGGTATGGAGTTTACAACCGAATCAACCGCCAGTTAATTTATGCTAGTGCAGGTCATCCACCAGCAGTTTTAGTAACCGGCACATCTCCCAGGAAGTCTGAAGTTAAACTTTTGAAAACCCCTGGTATGCCAGTTGGCATGTTTCCAGAGGCAAAATATGTTGATGGGTTTTGCAATATTGAAAAATTCAGTACCCTTTATATTTTTAGTGATGGCGCTTATGAAATAAATAAATCAGATGGCATACTTTGGAGTTTGGATGCTTTTATTCAGCTACTGGTTAGTCTGCAAGATCCTGTTGACTGCCAACTCGAGCGCATACTGAGTTATTTAATCGCTCTGAACTCCAAAGATGCTTTTGATGATGATTTATCTATTTTGCAAATGAAGTTTGATTAA
- a CDS encoding DUF1350 family protein — translation MDWKEVRGNWVIIPRNPIGIIHFLGGAFVATAPHITYRWLLEQLASKGYVVIATPFVNTLDHTAIAKSVLLNFDRTLERLHDSGALRKLYFPIYGVGHSMGCKLHLLIGSLFQVERAGNILISFNNYAAKEAIPLVEQFNSTLKIEFTPSPLETNKLVQERYNIRRNLLIKFSNDTIDQSAALTKILQERFDEMVTAQTLPGTHTTPLGQDIKWQTGTSFTPFDALGQWFKQEAYRDLNQLKSTILLWVNPLAPP, via the coding sequence ATGGACTGGAAAGAAGTCAGAGGTAACTGGGTAATCATTCCCCGAAATCCCATAGGGATCATCCATTTTTTAGGAGGTGCATTTGTCGCCACTGCACCGCACATCACTTATCGCTGGTTACTCGAACAACTTGCAAGTAAAGGTTATGTTGTAATTGCTACGCCTTTCGTCAATACATTGGATCATACTGCGATCGCAAAATCCGTGCTGTTAAACTTTGACCGCACCCTCGAACGCTTACATGATTCTGGGGCATTACGCAAGCTTTACTTCCCCATCTACGGCGTTGGACACAGTATGGGCTGCAAACTTCACTTACTGATTGGTAGCCTCTTTCAAGTAGAACGTGCAGGCAATATTTTAATATCCTTCAACAACTACGCTGCTAAAGAAGCTATTCCCTTGGTAGAACAATTCAATTCTACTTTGAAAATCGAGTTTACCCCCTCACCGTTGGAAACCAATAAGCTTGTCCAAGAGCGTTACAATATCCGGCGCAATTTATTAATAAAATTTAGCAATGACACCATTGATCAATCAGCAGCTTTAACCAAAATCCTACAAGAACGTTTTGATGAGATGGTGACAGCACAGACCTTACCAGGAACTCACACAACACCTCTAGGTCAAGACATTAAATGGCAAACTGGAACATCTTTCACCCCCTTTGATGCCTTAGGGCAATGGTTCAAGCAAGAAGCATACCGCGATTTAAACCAGCTAAAAAGTACCATCCTCTTGTGGGTGAATCCTCTTGCCCCCCCATAA